In Peptostreptococcus equinus, the DNA window ACTAGAAAATACAGCTATTATGATAGTACCTATGATGGAATGTTTTTTTAGAAGGAAATTTCCAGATATAAAAACATTAATAGGTACTTTGTTGGCTTTTACTGGTGTTGTTTTACTTACATCAAATGCAAGTTTTAGTTTATCTACTGGTGAGCTATTTTGTCTATTGGCAGCATTCTTATATGCTATATACATTATTGTCATTGATAGAATCACCAGTCAAGATGATCCAATAGTCATGGGAATTTTTCAGATTGGATTTTTAGGAATATTTTCATTAATTGCTTCATTTATTTTTGAAAGTCCTATTCTTCCTACTAGTGAACTAGCTTGGACGCATATGAGTATTTTAATAGTAGTTTGTACTGTGTTTGGTCTTACACTACAGCCTTTAGCTCAAAAATATACTACTTCAGAAAAAGCATCAATATTTTGTGCTTTAAATCCAGTTGTTGCAGCTATATTGGGAGTAATATTCTTAAATGAGTCTATGACAGTATTGGGAATTATCGGTTCAATATTAATATTAATAAGTATGTTTATACCTATGCTTAATATTAATTCACAAAGTAGATTAAATGTCATGAAAAATTCTGTTAATACTAGGATAAACTCTAAAAAATAAATTTATTTGACAAAAAAATAGGAATTCATTTTGAATTCCTATTTTTAATTTATCTTTTATATTCAATTACTACTCTTCTATATGGATCTGTACCTTCACTATAAGTAATTACATATCTATCATTCTGAAGTGCTGAATGTATTATTCTTCTTTCATATGGATTCATATAATCAAGTTTTTTTGTTCTTTTTGTCTTGGCAACTTCTCTAGCTGCTTTGTAGCAATATCTTTTTAAGGACTCTTCTCTTTTACTTCTATAGTTTTCAATATCTATAAAAATTCTAGTATGAGAATCTTTATTGTGCTTATTAAGCGCCAATCCAGTTAAGAACT includes these proteins:
- a CDS encoding DMT family transporter; translation: MTEKKAIILLGTVIAARSTSFLFSKILLEEMGIFNLLAVRFLLAFFILSIIFYKKIIFTNFKSLLKGFSLGILFFMLMVAELTGLKTTPSSTTSLLENTAIMIVPMMECFFRRKFPDIKTLIGTLLAFTGVVLLTSNASFSLSTGELFCLLAAFLYAIYIIVIDRITSQDDPIVMGIFQIGFLGIFSLIASFIFESPILPTSELAWTHMSILIVVCTVFGLTLQPLAQKYTTSEKASIFCALNPVVAAILGVIFLNESMTVLGIIGSILILISMFIPMLNINSQSRLNVMKNSVNTRINSKK